In Bacillus methanolicus, one genomic interval encodes:
- a CDS encoding tyrosine-type recombinase/integrase, which yields MLEQFEQYLLNEKKSENTLKGYLQSVAGFLKWFDQSKDVEFKQLHRENVQEYISFLKTVKNVKPKTINTKLNALVKFNEFLVETNVQRDMVLTKKDYMKVQQQYASLAKVKLKDVEKFRQLVLDSGNKRNYALVTLLAYAGLRISEALNLKMQDFNLVSREITVRSGKGDKFRVVFMNDKVKAALQSWLKERKEKGIEHDFLFVSNRNQPLNRTTINKLFKEYSEPIGKDITPHDLRHFFCSHAISRGLSVHEVANQAGHSNIHTTLLYTNPTKDELIQKMNQL from the coding sequence ATGCTTGAACAATTTGAGCAGTATTTGTTGAATGAGAAAAAAAGTGAAAATACGTTGAAAGGATATTTACAGTCAGTCGCAGGATTTCTTAAATGGTTTGATCAATCAAAGGATGTAGAATTTAAGCAACTTCATCGAGAAAATGTCCAAGAGTATATTTCATTTTTAAAAACGGTTAAGAACGTAAAACCAAAGACGATTAATACTAAATTAAATGCTTTGGTTAAATTCAATGAATTTTTAGTAGAAACGAACGTTCAACGGGATATGGTTTTAACGAAAAAGGATTACATGAAGGTGCAGCAACAATATGCTTCGTTGGCCAAGGTGAAACTAAAGGACGTAGAGAAATTTCGGCAGTTGGTGTTAGATAGTGGAAACAAACGAAATTATGCATTGGTTACTCTTTTGGCTTATGCAGGGTTGCGAATTTCTGAGGCATTGAATCTAAAAATGCAGGATTTCAACCTAGTTTCTAGAGAAATCACCGTTCGAAGTGGCAAGGGAGATAAGTTTAGGGTAGTATTTATGAATGACAAAGTAAAAGCTGCTCTCCAGTCATGGTTAAAGGAGCGAAAAGAAAAAGGAATTGAGCATGATTTTCTCTTTGTTAGTAATCGTAATCAACCTTTAAACCGCACAACGATCAATAAACTGTTTAAAGAGTATTCGGAACCTATCGGTAAAGACATTACCCCGCACGATTTACGGCATTTTTTTTGTTCCCATGCGATTAGTAGAGGATTGAGCGTTCATGAAGTAGCGAATCAGGCGGGGCATTCCAATATTCACACTACGCTCTTATATACAAATCCGACAAAAGATGAACTTATTCAAAAAATGAATCAACTTTGA
- a CDS encoding MerR family transcriptional regulator — protein sequence MKEYSTKDISNIVGIATPTVRKYAQALEKEGYVFTRNENGFRIFVDEDIEILQQMKQMSNESGMNIVRIASTLINQRKQNQVDTIQNESEVATPVKSEAKEEEILNIDRIDKKYEALLKEIQELKQLVREQQAYIDERLEKRDQMITQSIRSLQEQRQALLEASTSKEKRGFFARLFAKRL from the coding sequence ATGAAGGAATACTCTACGAAAGATATATCCAATATTGTGGGCATAGCGACTCCAACTGTACGGAAGTATGCTCAAGCTCTCGAAAAGGAAGGGTACGTATTTACTAGAAATGAAAATGGCTTTCGGATATTCGTTGATGAGGATATTGAAATACTCCAACAAATGAAACAAATGTCAAACGAATCGGGCATGAATATTGTCCGTATTGCGTCTACGCTTATAAATCAACGAAAACAAAATCAAGTCGATACGATACAAAATGAATCGGAAGTCGCTACACCTGTAAAAAGTGAAGCAAAAGAAGAGGAAATTCTTAATATAGATCGTATTGATAAGAAATATGAAGCGTTATTGAAGGAAATACAGGAACTAAAGCAACTCGTGAGGGAACAACAAGCATATATTGACGAGCGTTTAGAGAAAAGAGATCAAATGATTACACAATCCATTCGGTCGCTTCAAGAACAACGACAAGCTTTGCTTGAGGCGAGTACATCCAAAGAGAAAAGAGGATTTTTTGCGAGATTGTTTGCAAAAAGACTCTAA
- the rpe gene encoding ribulose-phosphate 3-epimerase: MIKIAPSILSANFARLEEEIKDVERGGADYIHVDVMDGHFVPNITIGPLIVEAIRPVTNLPLDVHLMIENPDQYIGTFAKAGADILSVHVEACTHLHRTIQYIKSEGIKAGVVLNPHTPVSMIEHVIEDVDLVLLMTVNPGFGGQSFIHSVLPKIKQVANIVEERNLQVEIEVDGGVNPETAKLCIEAGANVLVAGSAIYNQEDRSQAIAKIRN, from the coding sequence ATGATCAAGATTGCACCTTCCATTCTTTCAGCTAACTTTGCACGACTTGAAGAAGAAATAAAAGATGTTGAACGGGGCGGAGCCGATTACATTCATGTTGATGTTATGGATGGTCATTTTGTGCCAAATATAACAATTGGCCCATTAATTGTTGAGGCAATTAGACCTGTCACAAATTTACCTTTAGATGTGCATTTAATGATAGAAAATCCAGATCAATACATTGGGACGTTCGCCAAAGCAGGTGCTGATATATTATCTGTCCATGTTGAAGCTTGTACTCATTTGCACAGAACCATTCAATATATTAAATCTGAAGGCATAAAAGCTGGAGTGGTATTAAACCCTCATACTCCCGTCTCAATGATCGAGCATGTGATAGAGGATGTTGACCTTGTATTGCTTATGACGGTTAATCCAGGCTTTGGGGGACAATCTTTCATTCATTCTGTCCTACCCAAAATAAAACAAGTTGCTAACATCGTAGAAGAGAGAAATTTGCAGGTTGAAATTGAAGTAGACGGTGGAGTAAATCCTGAAACGGCTAAACTTTGCATAGAAGCAGGAGCCAATGTCCTTGTTGCAGGTTCAGCCATATATAATCAAGAGGATAGAAGTCAAGCCATTGCAAAAATTAGAAATTGA